One genomic region from Alteromonas pelagimontana encodes:
- the dusC gene encoding tRNA dihydrouridine(16) synthase DusC: MKVMLAPMEGVVDHLMRDMLTQVGGFDICVTEFIRIVDQRLPHKTFYRYCPELHQGSKTPAGVPVRIQLLGQHPQWLAENAQVAVELGSPGVDLNFGCPAKTVNKSKGGAVLLKETQTLYDIVKAVREAVPADLPVTAKIRLGFEDKTLAVDNACAIAEAGATELVVHARTKTEGYKPPAYWEWIAKIKAKTSLPVIANGEIWNSQDAKQCQQQSGCEDLMLGRGALAMPNLANAIKSGATPMRWDEVADLLIRYSGYEIYGDKGRYYPNRIKQWCGYLRRQYPQAGVLFEDIRRLNHAQDIVKILASQSSQDRVCYTNPP, from the coding sequence ATGAAAGTAATGCTGGCCCCGATGGAAGGTGTTGTTGACCATCTGATGCGGGATATGCTTACCCAAGTCGGCGGGTTTGATATCTGTGTCACCGAGTTCATTCGAATCGTCGATCAGCGCTTACCCCATAAAACCTTCTATCGCTACTGCCCGGAACTACACCAAGGAAGTAAGACTCCGGCAGGCGTTCCGGTTCGCATTCAGCTGCTTGGGCAGCATCCGCAATGGCTGGCTGAAAATGCTCAGGTTGCAGTGGAACTTGGCTCCCCCGGCGTAGATCTTAACTTTGGATGCCCAGCTAAAACTGTGAATAAGAGTAAAGGCGGCGCAGTGTTACTCAAAGAAACCCAAACGCTTTATGACATTGTCAAAGCGGTAAGGGAAGCCGTTCCAGCTGATTTACCGGTTACCGCAAAAATTCGTTTGGGGTTTGAAGATAAAACCTTAGCTGTCGATAATGCTTGTGCAATTGCTGAGGCGGGAGCCACTGAGCTGGTTGTGCACGCGCGTACCAAAACAGAAGGCTACAAACCTCCGGCATATTGGGAATGGATTGCAAAAATAAAGGCGAAAACGTCTTTGCCAGTCATCGCTAACGGTGAGATATGGAACAGTCAGGATGCTAAACAATGTCAGCAGCAATCCGGATGCGAAGACCTCATGCTGGGGCGCGGCGCTCTGGCGATGCCCAATTTAGCCAATGCTATTAAAAGTGGCGCTACACCTATGCGCTGGGACGAAGTGGCAGATTTGCTGATACGGTATTCCGGATATGAAATCTATGGTGACAAAGGTCGCTATTACCCTAATCGTATTAAACAGTGGTGCGGATATTTACGCCGACAGTATCCGCAAGCAGGCGTATTATTTGAAGATATCAGACGTTTAAACCACGCCCAGGACATTGTAAAAATACTTGCCAGTCAATCCTCGCAGGATCGTGTCTGTTATACTAACCCACCTTGA
- a CDS encoding response regulator, whose product MNKKLARQAKVLIVDDHVLAKGYLKYSMEELGFEDIHYVDKTSQALTALSNHYYDLIICAYDLKHEQEGYFLYDQLKEHKALPPSTAFVFVSADTTADIVHSIVELQPDEFLAKPFTVRELDKRLSRVLLRKHALKPVYQLIEKNQPENALDELESFLTEPKNAEFFPLALKTKGELLLACDFYDQGKEFYQAIINVQNFTWAQLGLVRCLIHLGENDEAEKRVLRLAFQPDSMLTAYDLLSALQVKLQEFEDALESVTIASEMSPRNLRRHRIAMTLSRITHDYASQFEAAKRIVKFAKNSVHDKPENYLNVARAGIDFAMTADEAQTSALIKQANDYLRQLKTMFPKADVDDQMKVINARLLYLQDESDNAKALLGQLSSQRWESDGVEGLLDKAKAFHEVGLHEHALSILDVIEKRCISDPAINDLFLHYIQQEKTEKAEILLSPKTLNSTAVEQYHQGDLSQALETFRHAFIIMPKNAAIALNLLQATAIMLRDKKRSLEDVTVQRTIYHCVKAVEAGKLNLEQEKRYERIRSTLKDFT is encoded by the coding sequence ATGAATAAAAAATTGGCGCGTCAAGCAAAAGTGCTGATTGTTGATGACCACGTACTCGCCAAAGGGTATCTGAAATATTCCATGGAAGAATTGGGATTTGAAGATATTCACTATGTCGACAAAACCAGTCAGGCTCTCACTGCTCTCAGCAATCATTACTACGATCTAATAATTTGTGCTTACGATCTTAAGCATGAACAGGAAGGTTATTTTCTTTACGATCAATTAAAAGAGCATAAAGCCCTGCCGCCCAGTACCGCCTTTGTCTTTGTTTCTGCCGATACTACTGCCGATATCGTTCATTCAATTGTTGAATTACAACCTGACGAATTTCTAGCTAAACCCTTTACAGTACGGGAACTGGATAAAAGACTGTCGCGAGTACTGCTACGTAAACATGCGTTAAAGCCGGTTTATCAGCTCATTGAAAAGAACCAACCTGAAAATGCGCTGGACGAGCTGGAGTCTTTCCTTACAGAGCCTAAAAATGCCGAATTTTTTCCGCTAGCTTTAAAAACAAAAGGCGAACTTTTACTCGCGTGTGATTTTTACGATCAAGGAAAGGAGTTTTATCAGGCTATTATTAATGTGCAAAATTTCACGTGGGCGCAGTTAGGGCTGGTGCGTTGCCTTATTCATCTGGGAGAAAATGATGAAGCTGAAAAGCGGGTGCTGCGCCTTGCGTTTCAACCAGACTCCATGTTAACTGCATATGATTTGCTCTCTGCACTTCAAGTAAAGCTACAGGAATTTGAAGATGCTCTGGAAAGCGTCACAATTGCCAGCGAAATGTCGCCACGTAACCTGCGCCGCCATCGTATAGCAATGACTTTATCTCGCATCACCCACGATTACGCCTCGCAGTTTGAAGCAGCAAAAAGAATTGTTAAATTTGCCAAGAATTCGGTTCACGATAAACCAGAGAATTACCTGAATGTCGCTCGTGCGGGCATTGATTTTGCGATGACTGCAGATGAAGCTCAAACCTCTGCACTTATTAAACAGGCGAACGATTATTTGCGTCAGCTCAAAACAATGTTCCCGAAAGCGGATGTTGACGATCAAATGAAAGTAATAAACGCTCGTTTGCTTTATCTGCAAGATGAATCAGATAATGCCAAAGCGTTGCTTGGTCAGCTTAGTTCCCAGAGGTGGGAATCAGATGGCGTTGAGGGGCTGTTAGACAAAGCCAAAGCCTTTCATGAAGTTGGGTTACATGAACATGCGCTAAGCATTCTAGATGTAATTGAAAAGCGCTGCATCAGCGACCCCGCAATCAATGATCTCTTCTTACATTATATTCAGCAGGAAAAAACCGAGAAAGCAGAAATTCTGCTTAGCCCTAAAACATTAAATAGCACCGCAGTCGAGCAGTATCATCAAGGGGATCTAAGCCAGGCGTTGGAAACCTTCCGCCATGCCTTTATCATTATGCCTAAAAATGCAGCGATTGCTTTAAATTTGCTTCAAGCCACCGCAATAATGCTTAGGGACAAAAAGCGCTCACTTGAGGATGTAACCGTTCAGCGCACAATTTATCATTGTGTAAAGGCCGTCGAAGCGGGTAAACTGAATTTGGAGCAGGAAAAGCGCTATGAGCGTATAAGGAGTACGCTAAAGGATTTCACCTGA
- the gltX gene encoding glutamate--tRNA ligase — MSAVTRFAPSPTGYLHVGGARTALYSWLFAKSQGGEFILRIEDTDIERSTNEAKQAILDGMLWLGLTWDKGPIYQTDRFDRYRELIQKLEDEGLAYKCFMSSEELDAIREEQKLKGEKPRYPGTWRDRKDHPEGKPFVIRFKNPQEGKVVINDHIRGKIEINNSELDDLIIQRSDGTPTYNFCVVVDDWDMGITHVVRGEDHINNTPRQINILQALGAPVPEYAHVSMILGDDGKKLSKRHGAVSVMQYRDDGYLPQALLNYLVRLGWAHGDQEIFSVNEMIELFNLDAIGQSASAFNTEKLVWLNQHYIKTLPASEVAAHAKWHFEQLHIDLANGPALESVIAIQADRVKTLKELAEISAYFYQDFDEFDANAAKKHLRPVAKEPLVAVKAKLLAVEMWNPENIQAAINSAAEELEVGMGKVGMPLRVAVTGSGNSPSLDITLNLLSKEKVAERIDKALTFIANRENS; from the coding sequence ATGTCGGCTGTTACCAGATTCGCTCCAAGCCCTACAGGTTATCTTCATGTCGGAGGCGCTCGTACTGCGCTTTATTCCTGGCTTTTCGCCAAAAGCCAAGGCGGGGAATTTATTCTTCGCATTGAAGATACTGATATTGAACGTTCAACGAATGAAGCTAAGCAAGCCATTTTAGACGGAATGTTGTGGTTGGGTCTGACTTGGGATAAAGGTCCAATTTATCAAACGGATCGCTTTGATCGCTATCGCGAGCTTATTCAAAAGTTAGAGGATGAAGGGCTGGCGTATAAATGCTTTATGTCATCAGAAGAGCTTGATGCTATTCGAGAGGAGCAAAAGTTAAAAGGGGAAAAGCCGCGGTATCCAGGTACGTGGAGAGATCGTAAGGATCATCCAGAAGGAAAGCCGTTTGTTATTCGCTTTAAAAATCCTCAAGAAGGGAAAGTTGTCATAAACGATCATATACGCGGGAAAATTGAGATCAATAACAGTGAACTGGATGATCTGATTATTCAACGAAGTGATGGCACGCCAACTTATAATTTTTGCGTGGTGGTAGATGACTGGGATATGGGAATAACCCATGTGGTGCGCGGTGAAGATCATATCAACAACACGCCTCGACAGATCAATATCCTACAAGCGTTAGGGGCCCCCGTCCCTGAATATGCTCACGTATCGATGATTTTAGGTGATGACGGCAAGAAGTTGTCAAAGCGTCACGGTGCAGTGAGTGTAATGCAATATCGGGACGACGGCTATTTGCCGCAAGCCTTGCTAAACTACCTGGTACGTTTGGGCTGGGCTCATGGCGATCAGGAAATTTTTTCAGTTAATGAGATGATAGAGTTGTTTAACCTGGATGCGATAGGGCAATCTGCTTCCGCATTTAACACGGAAAAGCTGGTATGGTTAAACCAACACTATATTAAAACGCTACCTGCGAGTGAAGTTGCAGCACACGCCAAATGGCATTTTGAGCAACTGCATATTGATCTGGCGAACGGCCCAGCGCTTGAATCTGTTATTGCTATTCAAGCAGATCGGGTAAAAACCTTAAAAGAGCTCGCGGAAATCAGTGCTTATTTCTATCAGGATTTTGATGAATTTGATGCTAATGCAGCGAAAAAGCATCTTCGTCCCGTTGCTAAAGAGCCTTTAGTGGCTGTTAAAGCAAAGCTACTTGCTGTAGAAATGTGGAATCCGGAAAACATTCAGGCGGCCATCAATAGTGCCGCTGAAGAACTGGAGGTTGGAATGGGAAAAGTGGGAATGCCTCTACGGGTGGCTGTTACAGGAAGTGGTAATTCTCCGTCACTGGATATCACTTTAAATTTGCTGTCAAAAGAGAAGGTTGCTGAGAGAATAGACAAAGCGCTTACTTTTATAGCAAACAGAGAAAATTCCTAA
- a CDS encoding GNAT family N-acetyltransferase encodes MDFANTPRLSFDYITHNDADFLYSLDQDEAVMRYINGGRKTSRADIDNVFLPRLNAYANRLLGWGLWKVSLLESPRPAIGWVLVRPMGFFTQNPDNSTLELGWRFMRTHWGQGYATEAATAIRNELRRTGVNRFAAIALPDNVASIAIMKKLGMTFSHTLAYKDEVFDDNVVVYHQKFA; translated from the coding sequence GTGGACTTTGCTAACACGCCAAGATTATCGTTTGATTATATAACCCATAATGATGCCGACTTTTTGTATTCGTTGGATCAAGATGAAGCGGTAATGCGTTATATCAATGGAGGCCGGAAAACCTCGCGCGCCGATATTGATAACGTGTTTCTGCCACGGCTGAACGCTTATGCTAACCGGCTGCTAGGGTGGGGATTATGGAAGGTGAGTCTGCTGGAATCGCCGCGCCCAGCAATAGGCTGGGTGCTGGTGCGGCCAATGGGATTTTTCACTCAAAATCCCGATAACAGCACGCTGGAGCTAGGCTGGCGATTTATGCGCACCCACTGGGGGCAAGGATATGCTACAGAAGCCGCTACTGCTATTCGCAATGAACTTCGACGTACTGGTGTAAACCGGTTTGCGGCCATTGCTCTACCAGATAATGTCGCATCCATTGCAATTATGAAAAAGCTGGGAATGACGTTCAGTCATACATTGGCTTATAAAGATGAAGTCTTTGATGATAACGTGGTTGTCTATCACCAAAAATTCGCCTAA
- a CDS encoding M14 family metallopeptidase: protein MQQYPIGTPDKPWTEEDKAEWKAQQQIQRRYKDEVLAKLPDELPGFSIVKYGALPYDETRYPLFAVVSETLDENKPTVLITGGVHGYETSGVQGALQFINGTLSSYQQDFNFVVVPCVSPWGYETINRWNPLAIDPNRSFQPNSLAPESAQLMAFIASLNAPIAMHIDLHETTDTDNSEFRPALAARNGTVNENWNIPDGFYLVTDSENPQLSFQEAVIAAVREVTHIAPADENNKLIGAAVLSEGVIGYNKKALYLCGGMTDAKYVTTTEVYPDSPSATAEGCNKAQIAAIEGGLAYLKKQIS from the coding sequence ATGCAGCAATACCCTATTGGAACCCCCGATAAGCCATGGACCGAAGAAGATAAAGCTGAGTGGAAAGCGCAACAACAGATTCAGCGAAGATATAAGGACGAAGTGTTGGCTAAGCTTCCCGATGAACTGCCGGGTTTCTCAATTGTGAAATACGGCGCACTCCCTTATGACGAAACACGTTACCCGCTATTTGCAGTGGTATCAGAAACACTAGATGAAAATAAACCTACAGTGTTGATAACCGGCGGTGTCCACGGGTACGAAACCAGTGGCGTTCAGGGGGCGCTCCAGTTTATTAATGGCACGTTATCGAGTTATCAGCAGGACTTTAATTTTGTGGTGGTGCCATGCGTAAGCCCCTGGGGATACGAAACCATTAATCGCTGGAACCCTTTGGCCATAGATCCAAACCGATCCTTTCAACCAAATTCACTGGCTCCTGAATCGGCTCAATTAATGGCATTTATAGCTTCCCTGAATGCTCCCATTGCCATGCATATCGATTTACATGAAACCACTGATACTGACAACAGTGAGTTCCGGCCAGCGCTGGCAGCCCGCAATGGAACGGTAAATGAAAACTGGAATATTCCCGATGGCTTTTATCTGGTGACGGATTCAGAGAATCCCCAGTTATCTTTTCAGGAAGCTGTTATTGCTGCGGTACGCGAAGTGACTCATATTGCTCCTGCCGATGAAAACAATAAGCTAATTGGTGCAGCTGTGTTGTCAGAAGGCGTGATTGGATACAATAAAAAAGCGCTTTACCTGTGTGGGGGCATGACGGATGCGAAGTACGTCACCACTACGGAGGTATATCCTGATAGCCCAAGCGCGACAGCGGAAGGTTGCAACAAGGCACAAATAGCTGCGATTGAGGGCGGGTTAGCGTATTTAAAGAAGCAAATTTCTTGA
- a CDS encoding amidohydrolase: MKHTHSRLTLAFACLFSVMVAGCGDNSADKQAQDAKVEIDSNPYPSTYKPISGEATVITNVTILDGVGKRIDNGMVYFADGKIAAVGETVEYPEGTQVIDGQGKWVTPGIIDNHSHLGVYPSPSVGSTSDGNEMVKPVTPGVWAEHSVWAQDSGFGRALAGGVTALQILPGSGNLIGGRSVVLKNVPNRTMQDMKFPDAPYGMKMACGENPKRVYGDKGGPMTRMGNVRGYRQAWADAQDYLRQWERYDKEYADGKNPKAPKRDLDLETLAGVLKGDILVHMHCYRADEMTTMIDLMQEFDYKIASFHHAVEAYKIADKLKENNICAALWADWWGFKLEAYDGIRENIPLVHTAGACAIVHSDDELGIQRLNQEAAKAWSDGKRAGMNIPMEDAWTWLSANPAKSLGIFDKTGSLETGKNADLVLWNGNPFSTYTKAERVYIDGGLAYSLDDKMSWPVSDFELGQVGEGDAK; encoded by the coding sequence ATGAAACACACGCACTCACGTTTAACGCTTGCGTTCGCGTGCTTGTTTTCTGTAATGGTGGCCGGTTGCGGCGATAATTCAGCAGATAAGCAGGCACAAGATGCCAAAGTGGAAATAGACTCCAATCCCTATCCCAGTACTTATAAACCGATTTCCGGTGAAGCAACTGTGATCACTAATGTCACCATTCTTGATGGAGTGGGTAAAAGAATTGACAACGGTATGGTTTATTTTGCCGATGGTAAAATTGCTGCCGTCGGTGAAACTGTAGAGTATCCAGAAGGTACTCAAGTGATTGATGGTCAGGGCAAATGGGTGACTCCAGGCATCATTGATAATCATAGCCATTTAGGCGTTTATCCTTCACCTTCTGTGGGGTCGACGTCAGATGGTAATGAGATGGTAAAGCCGGTGACACCTGGTGTATGGGCAGAACATTCTGTCTGGGCACAAGATTCAGGATTTGGCCGCGCTCTCGCGGGTGGCGTTACCGCATTACAAATATTACCGGGCTCAGGTAACCTGATTGGCGGCCGTTCAGTGGTACTGAAAAACGTACCTAACCGCACCATGCAAGACATGAAATTCCCAGACGCACCATACGGTATGAAAATGGCGTGCGGAGAAAATCCTAAACGCGTGTATGGAGATAAAGGCGGCCCGATGACGCGAATGGGCAATGTGCGAGGCTATCGTCAGGCGTGGGCAGATGCACAGGATTATCTGCGCCAGTGGGAACGCTATGATAAGGAGTACGCCGACGGCAAAAACCCGAAAGCACCTAAAAGAGATTTAGACCTTGAAACGCTGGCTGGAGTGTTAAAAGGCGATATTCTTGTCCATATGCATTGCTATCGTGCAGATGAAATGACAACTATGATTGATCTCATGCAAGAGTTTGACTACAAGATAGCGTCTTTTCATCACGCCGTTGAAGCTTACAAAATTGCCGATAAGTTAAAGGAAAACAATATCTGTGCAGCGTTATGGGCTGATTGGTGGGGCTTCAAGCTGGAAGCTTACGATGGCATTCGAGAAAACATTCCCCTTGTACATACGGCCGGAGCATGCGCCATTGTGCACTCTGATGATGAATTAGGTATTCAGCGCCTCAACCAGGAAGCTGCTAAAGCCTGGTCTGATGGCAAGCGGGCAGGGATGAATATTCCAATGGAAGACGCCTGGACGTGGTTATCCGCTAATCCAGCTAAATCCTTGGGGATTTTCGATAAAACGGGTTCATTGGAAACAGGAAAAAATGCCGATTTGGTATTGTGGAATGGCAATCCCTTTTCTACTTATACAAAAGCAGAAAGAGTTTACATTGACGGCGGTTTAGCTTATTCGCTGGACGATAAAATGAGCTGGCCAGTGAGCGATTTTGAATTAGGTCAAGTAGGTGAAGGAGACGCCAAATGA
- a CDS encoding polysaccharide deacetylase family protein, with product MKAPTLLVLSSLVIANLTFAENNSAALPVVTLSYDDALDSQLDHAVPALAQYKLTGSFYLVPTSDAFVARKEEWARLPTAGHEIGNHSMTHPCRSSLPDREWVPPERDLDRISAADMAIQVKKANSILTDLTGQKPHTFTPPCGDVLANNKNYIPLIKDLFSAIKGLELPHSVEVGWAPVDASGDDLIAFITEQPENVRLINFTFHGIGADYLTVSTEAHEKLLAFLNANRKKYAVKTYYDARQQLQEKPL from the coding sequence ATGAAAGCTCCCACCCTGCTTGTTTTATCCAGTTTAGTGATAGCAAACCTGACATTCGCAGAAAATAATTCTGCCGCCTTACCGGTAGTAACGCTGAGTTATGATGACGCACTGGATTCCCAGCTTGACCATGCTGTTCCTGCGCTGGCTCAATATAAGCTTACCGGCAGTTTTTACCTGGTGCCGACATCTGATGCTTTTGTTGCCAGAAAAGAGGAATGGGCCAGGTTACCCACCGCAGGACACGAAATTGGCAACCACAGCATGACTCATCCCTGCCGCAGTAGCTTACCTGATAGAGAATGGGTACCACCCGAACGTGACCTTGACAGAATTTCAGCGGCTGATATGGCTATCCAGGTCAAAAAGGCGAATTCCATACTTACCGATTTAACAGGTCAAAAACCACATACTTTTACACCGCCTTGTGGTGATGTACTTGCCAATAATAAAAACTATATTCCGCTAATAAAAGATCTGTTTTCAGCAATTAAAGGGCTGGAACTGCCTCATAGCGTAGAGGTCGGGTGGGCGCCGGTTGACGCCAGCGGCGATGATCTTATCGCTTTTATCACTGAACAACCCGAAAACGTAAGACTAATAAATTTCACTTTTCACGGCATTGGCGCAGATTATCTTACTGTTTCAACAGAAGCTCATGAAAAGCTATTGGCTTTTTTAAATGCAAACAGAAAAAAGTATGCGGTAAAAACTTATTATGATGCTAGACAGCAGTTACAGGAAAAGCCGCTGTAG
- the moaA gene encoding GTP 3',8-cyclase MoaA has translation MLEDNFGRRFHYLRLSITEACNFRCQYCLPDGYAGPSDAHFLSLKEIETLVTGFAGLGTSKIRITGGEPSLRRDFSEIIQLCKSTPGIRRIATTTHGGRLAKYAGKWKDAGLDQVNVSIDSLDPHQFAAITGQDKLQDVLKGLDVAVEQGLDVKVNTVLLQDFSPNRLQRFLTWLKDTPVTLRFIELMQTGDHARFFEAQHLSGEPLKQQLIEAGWQPLLRRKDAGPAQEFYHPDYAGRIGLIMPYSKDFCKSCNRLRVAANGRLHLCLFSEQGIDVRSYLQKQDVKGLQAFLHEALAGKHATHYLKEGQTGATRHLAMLGG, from the coding sequence TTGCTAGAAGATAATTTTGGTCGCCGCTTTCACTATTTGCGATTATCCATTACAGAAGCGTGTAATTTCAGATGTCAGTACTGCTTACCAGATGGCTACGCAGGGCCGTCTGATGCCCATTTTCTCTCGCTGAAAGAAATTGAAACACTGGTAACGGGTTTTGCCGGTTTAGGAACGTCCAAAATTCGAATTACTGGTGGAGAACCCAGTTTGCGAAGAGATTTTTCTGAGATAATACAGCTGTGTAAATCTACACCTGGTATCAGGCGCATCGCTACCACCACTCATGGTGGGCGCTTGGCTAAATATGCTGGAAAATGGAAAGATGCCGGGCTTGATCAGGTAAATGTAAGCATCGACAGTCTCGATCCTCACCAATTTGCTGCAATTACCGGTCAAGATAAGCTACAGGACGTGTTAAAAGGGCTAGATGTTGCTGTTGAGCAGGGGCTTGATGTTAAAGTTAACACTGTGTTGCTGCAGGATTTTTCACCGAATCGGTTACAGCGCTTTCTCACCTGGCTGAAAGACACGCCGGTAACGCTTCGATTTATAGAATTAATGCAAACCGGCGATCACGCCCGGTTTTTTGAGGCACAGCATCTTTCTGGCGAGCCTCTAAAGCAGCAACTTATTGAAGCGGGTTGGCAACCTCTGCTCCGGCGCAAAGATGCAGGCCCTGCGCAGGAGTTTTATCATCCTGATTATGCAGGGCGAATCGGGCTTATCATGCCGTATAGCAAAGATTTCTGCAAAAGCTGCAATCGTCTTCGAGTGGCAGCAAATGGTAGGCTCCATTTATGTCTTTTCAGTGAACAAGGTATTGATGTACGCTCATATCTACAGAAACAAGACGTGAAGGGTTTACAAGCTTTTCTCCACGAAGCGCTTGCGGGTAAACATGCAACGCATTATTTGAAAGAAGGCCAAACTGGTGCCACCAGACATTTGGCTATGCTTGGGGGATAG
- a CDS encoding ABCB family ABC transporter ATP-binding protein/permease codes for MPKSRTFVSPDTPVRWRVFHQLWPYLLEFRGRVAAALLCLVAAKLASIGLPYVLKYTVDSLNGESVTQAAVAAPIALIVAYGVLRLLNVILGEIRDTLFGRVTERAMRRLGLQVFEHLHQLDLDFHLNRQTGGLSRDIERGTSGISFLMRFMIFNIAPTLLEIGIVVGLLLTQYGISFASIILLSVITYVLFSMKATDWRTRYVHAVNQADSSTNSRAVDSLLNFETVKYFNNEKYEAKRYDKDLASWETARRKNRLSLFALNGGQAFIIAFAMTAMMANAAMGVAKGDMTIGDFVLINAFTMQIFMPLNFLGFVYREIRGSLANIDNLFTLLDEVPTVEDKPKARELVVKNSHIRFENVDFAYHPDRQILKNISFEIASGQKVAVVGASGAGKSTLVKLLFRFYNPTAGRITIDGQNISDVSQASLRQTIGIVPQDTVLFNDTLQENIRYGRPEATDEEVDEVIRLAHLAHFINSLPEGPKTQVGERGLKLSGGEKQRVAIARALLKNPPILVFDEATSSLDSHSERAILQAIKTIAVNHTSLVIAHRLSTVIDADKIIVMENGEVVEQGTHFQLLRNNGRYAHLWHTQQQSKNINALENREERKIDGI; via the coding sequence ATGCCCAAATCTCGTACATTTGTTTCGCCCGATACGCCAGTGCGCTGGCGGGTTTTTCACCAGCTATGGCCTTATCTGCTTGAATTTCGCGGTCGTGTGGCAGCCGCGCTGCTGTGTTTAGTAGCAGCCAAGCTGGCCAGCATTGGCCTACCCTACGTACTCAAATACACGGTAGACAGCCTTAACGGCGAAAGCGTTACACAAGCTGCGGTGGCTGCGCCTATTGCATTGATTGTTGCATACGGCGTGTTGCGCCTACTCAACGTTATATTGGGAGAAATTCGGGATACGCTGTTTGGCCGCGTCACTGAACGCGCCATGCGCAGATTAGGTTTACAAGTGTTTGAGCACTTACATCAATTGGATTTGGATTTCCATTTAAATCGCCAGACCGGCGGTCTTTCGCGGGATATTGAAAGAGGCACAAGTGGCATCAGCTTTTTGATGCGCTTTATGATTTTTAACATCGCTCCTACGTTACTGGAAATTGGCATTGTGGTTGGACTGCTGCTCACCCAATACGGCATCTCCTTCGCGTCGATTATTCTGCTGTCGGTAATTACTTATGTACTATTTTCTATGAAGGCCACCGATTGGCGCACGCGCTATGTACACGCCGTTAACCAGGCCGACTCCAGTACCAACTCGCGCGCCGTCGATAGTTTGCTAAACTTTGAAACCGTAAAATATTTTAATAATGAAAAATACGAAGCCAAGCGTTACGATAAAGACTTAGCGAGCTGGGAAACAGCTAGACGAAAAAACCGGCTCTCACTGTTTGCTCTTAACGGTGGACAGGCATTTATTATCGCGTTCGCCATGACTGCAATGATGGCGAACGCTGCAATGGGTGTCGCAAAAGGCGATATGACAATTGGCGACTTCGTTTTAATTAATGCCTTTACCATGCAAATATTTATGCCACTAAATTTTCTCGGCTTTGTCTACCGCGAAATACGCGGATCACTTGCCAATATTGATAACCTGTTTACCTTACTCGATGAAGTACCGACGGTAGAGGATAAGCCTAAAGCCAGAGAGCTAGTTGTAAAAAATAGCCATATTCGTTTCGAAAATGTCGATTTTGCTTACCATCCCGACCGTCAAATCCTTAAAAATATCTCGTTTGAGATTGCCTCAGGCCAAAAAGTTGCGGTAGTCGGAGCCAGCGGTGCAGGCAAATCCACTTTAGTAAAATTGTTATTTCGCTTTTACAATCCGACTGCAGGACGTATTACCATTGATGGACAAAATATCAGTGATGTTTCTCAAGCCTCGCTTCGTCAAACTATTGGCATTGTGCCGCAAGATACGGTGCTATTTAACGATACCTTGCAGGAAAATATTCGATATGGCCGACCAGAGGCAACTGACGAAGAAGTGGATGAGGTTATCCGGCTAGCGCATCTTGCCCACTTTATTAACAGCTTGCCCGAAGGGCCAAAAACGCAGGTAGGTGAACGCGGGCTAAAATTATCCGGCGGAGAAAAGCAGCGCGTAGCGATAGCGCGGGCTCTGCTTAAAAATCCACCTATTTTGGTGTTTGATGAGGCAACATCTTCCCTGGACAGTCATTCTGAACGCGCTATTCTGCAGGCAATAAAAACGATTGCCGTGAACCATACCAGTCTTGTCATTGCGCATCGATTGTCCACTGTCATTGATGCAGATAAAATTATTGTCATGGAAAATGGCGAAGTGGTTGAGCAGGGAACTCACTTTCAACTACTCAGAAATAACGGGCGTTATGCGCATTTATGGCATACTCAACAACAGTCAAAAAATATTAATGCTTTAGAGAATAGGGAGGAGCGCAAGATCGATGGAATCTGA
- a CDS encoding DUF1289 domain-containing protein, translating into MIVSTPSPCVRRCCLNQQDVCMGCFRTLEEILIWSSASDSIRTEILQRCAVRKHQDHCQTPGI; encoded by the coding sequence ATGATTGTCTCTACTCCCTCTCCTTGTGTTCGTCGCTGCTGCCTTAACCAACAGGATGTGTGCATGGGATGTTTTCGCACATTGGAAGAGATACTTATCTGGTCATCGGCCAGCGATAGCATACGTACAGAAATACTCCAAAGGTGTGCTGTTAGAAAGCACCAAGATCACTGCCAAACGCCGGGAATATAG